Proteins co-encoded in one Telopea speciosissima isolate NSW1024214 ecotype Mountain lineage unplaced genomic scaffold, Tspe_v1 Tspe_v1.0072, whole genome shotgun sequence genomic window:
- the LOC122647536 gene encoding chloroplast envelope membrane protein has translation MPKKKAFTPLPYLASIVFLPWWISLSFNKSLESWITNWWNTRQSETSLNDSQEKNVLEKFIELEELFLLDEMIKEYPETHIQKLRIGIHKETIQLVKMHNEGHIHTILHFSTNIISLAILSGYSILGNEKLVILNSWLQEFLYNLSDTIKAFSILLLTDLCIGFHSPHGWELMIGSVSKDLGFAHNDQILSGLVSTFPVILDTIFKYWIFRYLNRVSPSLVVIYHSMND, from the coding sequence atgccaaaaaagaAAGCATTCACTCCCCTCCCATATCTTGCATCTATAGTCTTTTTACCCTGGtggatctctctctcatttAATAAAAGTCTGGAATCTTGGATTACTAATTGGTGGAATACTAGGCAATCCGAAACTTCTTTGAATGATAGTCAAGAAAAGAACGTTCTAGAAAAATTTATAGAATTAGAAGAACTATTCCTCTTGGACGAAATGATAAAGGAATATCCAGAGACCCATATACAAAAGCTTCGTATAGGAATTCACAAAGAAACGATACAATTGGTCAAGATGCACAATGAGGGTCATATCCATACTATTTTGCACTTCTCGACAAATATAATCTCTTTAGCTATTCTAAGTGGTTATTCTATTCTGGGTAATGAAAAACTTGTCATTCTGAATTCTTGGCTTCAGGAATTCCTATATAACTTAAGCGACACAATAAAagctttttctattcttttattaACAGATTTATGTATCGGATTCCACTCGCCCCATGGTTGGGAACTAATGATTGGCTCTGTTTCCAAAGATTTGGGATTTGCTCATAACGATCAAATTCTATCTGGTCTTGTTTCCACTTTTCCAGTTATTCTAGATACAATTTTCAAATATTGGATCTTCCGTTATTTAAATCGTGTATCTCCGTCACTTGTAGTGATTTATCATTCAATGAATGACTGA
- the LOC122647530 gene encoding acetyl-coenzyme A carboxylase carboxyl transferase subunit beta, chloroplastic, with translation MEKWWFNSILSNKELEHRCGLSKSMDRLGAIGNTSGSEDPVLNDIDKNIHSWSDNDSSSCSNVDHLFDVRDIWSFISDDTFLVRDSNGNSYSIYLDIENEIFEIDNDRSFLSELESSFSSYRNSNYLNNRSKSDSNNQYYDHYTYDTKYSWNNHINSCIENYLRSEISIDSYSSISSGSDNYSDSYIYSYICSESGINSESGSYSKRTSTSTNGSDFNINIREGYDDLDINQKYRHLWVQCENCYGLNYKKFFKAKMNICEQCGYHLKMSSSDRIELSIDPGTWDPMDEDMVSMDPIDFHSEEEPYKERIDSYQRKTGLTEAVQTGIGQLNGIPIAIGVMDFQFMGGSMGSVVGEKITRLIEYATNRSLPLIIVCASGGARMQEGSLSLMQMAKISSALYNYQSNKKLFYVSILTSPTTGGVTASFGMLGDIIIAEPNAYIAFAGKRVIEQTLNKTVPDGSQAAEYLFHKGLFDPIVPRNLLKGVLSELFQLHGFFPLSQTSINQVEH, from the coding sequence ATGGAAAAATGGTGGTTCAATTCGATATTGTCTAACAAGGAGTTAGAACACAGATGTGGGCTAAGTAAATCAATGGACAGGCTTGGTGCTATTGGAAATACCAGCGGAAGTGAAGACCCCGTTCTAAATGATATAGATAAAAACATTCATAGTTGGAGTGATAATGACAGTTCTAGTTGCAGTAATGTTGATCATTTATTCGATGTCAGGGATATTTGGAGTTTTATCTCCGATGACACTTTTTTAGTTCGGGATAGTAATGGGAACAGTTATTCTATATATTTGGATATTGAAAATGAGATTTTTGAGATTGACAATGATCGTTCTTTTCTGAGTGAACTAGAAAGTTCTTTTTCTAGTTATCGGAATTCTAATTATCTGAATAATAGGTCTAAGAGTGACAGTAACAATCAATACTACGATCATTACACCTATGATACTAAATATAGTTGGAATAATCACATTAATAGTTGCATTGAAAATTATCTTCGTTCTGAAATCAGTATTGATAGTTATAGCTCCATTTCAAGTGGTAGCGACAATTACAGTGACAGTTACATTTATAGTTATATTTGTAGTGAAAGTGGAATAAATAGTGAAAGTGGGAGTTATAGTAAAAGAACTAGCACTAGCACGAATGGCAGTGATTTCAATATAAATATAAGAGAAGGATATGATGATCtcgatataaatcaaaaatacaGGCATTTGTGGGTTCAATGTGAAAATTGTTATGGATTAAATTATAAGAAATTTTTTAAGgcaaaaatgaatatttgtgaACAATGTGGATATCATTTGAAAATGAGTAGTTCAGATAGAATCGAACTTTCGATTGATCCGGGTACTTGGGATCCTATGGATGAAGACATGGTCTCTATGGACCCCATTGATTTTCATTCAGAGGAGGAGCCTTATAAAGAGCGTATCGATTCTTATCAACGAAAGACGGGGTTAACTGAGGCTGTTCAAACAGGCATAGGTCAACTAAATGGTATTCCCATAGCAATTGGGGTTATGGATTTTCAGTTCATGGGGGGTAGTATGGGATCCGTAGTAGGCGAGAAAATCACCCGTTTGATCGAGTATGCTACTAATAGATCTCTACCTCTTATTATAGTGTGTGCTTCCGGAGGAGCACGCATGCAAGAAGGGAGTTTGAGCTTGATGCAAATGGCTAAAATATCTTCTGCTTTATATAATTATCAATCAAATAAAAAGTTATTCTATGTATCAATCCTTACATCTCCCACAACCGGTGGGGTGACAGCTAGTTTTGGTATGTTAGGAGATATTATTATTGCCGAACCCAATGCCTACATTGCATTTGCGGGTAAAAGAGTAATTGAACAAACATTGAATAAGACAGTACCTGATGGTTCACAAGCGGCTGAGTATTTATTCCATAAGGGCTTATTCGATCCAATCGTACCACGTAATCTTTTAAAAGGCGTTCTGAGTGAGTTATTTCAGCTCCACGGTTTCTTTCCCTTGAGTCAAACTTCAATCAATCAAGTAGAGCATTAA